The nucleotide sequence GAATACATCGTCCCGATGAAAGTGCTTACAATTCTTTTCCTTCAGGACACACAGCTACCGCTTTTACAGGTATGGAAATCCTTTGGCAAGAGTACAAAGATGAGAATATATGGGTAGGTATCAGTGGCTATGCTATAGCTACCACCGTAGGTGCAATGCGTTTGTACAATAATCGCCATTGGATAGGCGATGTGCTTGTAGGGGCAGGTATAGGTATCCTTAGTGCCAAAACAGCCTATTGGCTCTTGCCATATACTTCCAAATGGCTTACACGCAAAGAGAAATCTTTAGTACAAATAGCTGTTTACCCCGTTTATTCCGAAGAAATGAAAGGAGTAGGGCTCACCTTATTTCGCTAAAAACACCTTCTAATGGCTATTATTACCACTATATTAAACAAAGTTCCACGCCCTTGGCTTATAAAGATGAGCTATTGGGTGCGTCCGTTTTTAGCTTTCTACTTGCGAGGAAAGAAATACCAAGACCCTATTGATGGCAAGACTTTTAGGAAATTCTTACCATATGGCTACGGCAAAGCTCGCCCCAATGTACTCTCGCCCTCTACCCTATCGCTTGAACGCCACCGATTGCTTTGGCTCTATCTTACTCGTGAAACCGATTTCTTTACACGTGAGCTAAAAGTGCTACACGTCGCTCCTGAACAAGCCTTCTATAAACGCTTTAAAAAACAACCTAACCTCAATTACCTCACCACCGACCTATATTCTCCTTTGGCAGATGTAAAAGCCGATTTGTGTGCTTTGCCTTTTGAAGACGAATGTTTTGATGTGATATTTTGCAACCACGTATTGGAGCATATCCAAGATGATACCCAAGCAATGAAAGAGCTTTATCGTGTGATGAAAAAGGGTGGTTGGGGTATTTTTCAAGTACCACAGGACTACC is from Capnocytophaga ochracea DSM 7271 and encodes:
- a CDS encoding class I SAM-dependent methyltransferase, translating into MAIITTILNKVPRPWLIKMSYWVRPFLAFYLRGKKYQDPIDGKTFRKFLPYGYGKARPNVLSPSTLSLERHRLLWLYLTRETDFFTRELKVLHVAPEQAFYKRFKKQPNLNYLTTDLYSPLADVKADLCALPFEDECFDVIFCNHVLEHIQDDTQAMKELYRVMKKGGWGIFQVPQDYHRAITFEDNTITDPKERTRIFGQYDHVRVYGLDYFDKLRSIGFEVEELQYASHFTAEEIERYRIVAEEIIPLCKKK